A genome region from Bacillaceae bacterium IKA-2 includes the following:
- a CDS encoding histidine kinase N-terminal domain-containing protein has translation MFYYLKGGAISLVSVSTYQELVDFLDRSKADISKEWRQKIKLQPIDIHKEKVRDNALLMFELLKKTLTDTITENEIELLAHKVAKERVEAHINIGDFVHNVNLGRTIIVNHLFLSAMNKEQLQAAIKKINSSFDQFCYYAVKKFTVLKEQVIEEKNLLINENHNVKLTLLGQMSSSFVHEFRNPLTAVIGFIKLLKTDYPTLKYIDIIDHELDQLKFHITQFLHTSKNEGAQEQRKEIVTVQLLLEDIIKFLYPSIVDIDVNVITNHGQESHTIANKNELKQVFLNILMNSIDAIAKKGKPRKVFVSTFTSDEYVTIEIANNGPLIPDETREVIFEPFYTTKELGTGIGLYVCKKIIEKHNGSISCDSNEEITTFKICLPIVFEKNNHQKIDQPEEATDD, from the coding sequence ATGTTTTATTACCTAAAAGGTGGTGCAATATCTTTGGTTTCAGTTTCAACTTATCAGGAATTAGTCGACTTTTTGGACAGAAGTAAAGCCGATATTTCAAAAGAATGGAGGCAAAAAATTAAACTACAGCCTATCGATATACATAAAGAAAAAGTTAGAGATAACGCATTGCTAATGTTTGAATTATTAAAAAAAACTTTAACTGATACTATCACAGAGAATGAGATTGAACTTTTAGCACACAAAGTAGCAAAAGAGCGCGTCGAAGCTCATATTAATATTGGTGATTTTGTTCATAATGTAAATCTAGGAAGAACTATTATTGTCAACCATCTGTTTTTATCAGCAATGAACAAGGAACAACTACAAGCCGCTATTAAAAAAATCAATAGCAGCTTTGATCAATTCTGCTATTATGCAGTTAAAAAATTTACTGTGCTTAAAGAGCAAGTGATTGAAGAAAAAAACTTATTAATTAATGAAAATCATAATGTAAAGTTGACCTTATTAGGGCAAATGTCTTCTAGCTTTGTTCATGAGTTTAGAAACCCACTAACAGCGGTTATTGGGTTTATTAAGTTATTAAAAACTGATTATCCAACATTAAAGTATATAGATATTATTGACCATGAACTCGATCAACTTAAATTTCATATCACACAATTTCTTCATACATCTAAAAATGAGGGCGCTCAGGAACAGCGGAAAGAAATCGTAACGGTTCAGCTTTTATTAGAAGATATCATAAAATTTTTATACCCCAGTATAGTCGATATCGATGTCAATGTAATTACTAACCATGGACAAGAATCTCATACAATTGCCAATAAAAATGAATTAAAACAAGTCTTTTTGAATATATTGATGAATTCCATCGATGCTATTGCAAAAAAAGGTAAACCTAGGAAAGTATTTGTTAGTACTTTTACAAGTGATGAATATGTCACAATTGAAATAGCAAATAATGGCCCCCTCATTCCAGACGAAACTAGAGAAGTTATCTTCGAACCTTTTTATACAACAAAAGAACTCGGGACCGGAATAGGGTTGTATGTATGTAAAAAGATTATAGAAAAACATAATGGAAGTATTTCTTGTGATTCTAATGAAGAAATAACTACTTTTAAAATTTGTTTACCGATAGTATTTGAAAAAAATAACCATCAAAAAATCGACCAACCAGAAGAAGCCACAGACGATTAA
- a CDS encoding PspA/IM30 family protein — protein MFEFFKRMKTVVSSELYNMIEKAEDPEKMLDQFVREMSNEIRDVESATAKMMAEEKLFNKKVVDAKEMVDKRELQAIKALEAKNEDLARRALEDKIRVTNELEQLVQLHRNAAYQAEDLKEKLKQMKSEFREMELKRETLKSKAGAAKAKAQMNRSLSTINNGGAKQGFERMEKKVMQFEAEAEASEDLRVASQSLDKELDGLDKDSSIDLELAKLKEKLNLNSE, from the coding sequence GTGTTTGAATTTTTCAAGCGAATGAAAACAGTCGTTAGTTCAGAGCTTTATAACATGATTGAAAAAGCGGAAGACCCAGAAAAAATGCTCGATCAATTTGTCAGGGAAATGAGTAATGAGATTAGGGATGTGGAATCTGCAACTGCAAAAATGATGGCTGAAGAAAAGTTATTTAATAAGAAAGTAGTCGACGCAAAAGAAATGGTTGATAAACGAGAACTGCAGGCAATTAAAGCACTAGAAGCTAAAAATGAAGATTTAGCTAGACGTGCCCTTGAAGATAAGATTAGAGTGACAAATGAACTTGAGCAGTTAGTACAACTGCATCGAAATGCAGCCTATCAAGCAGAGGATTTAAAAGAAAAGTTAAAGCAGATGAAATCAGAATTTAGGGAAATGGAATTAAAGCGCGAAACCTTGAAGAGTAAGGCTGGAGCAGCAAAAGCAAAAGCACAAATGAATCGTTCCCTTTCGACCATTAATAACGGCGGGGCTAAACAAGGTTTTGAGCGAATGGAAAAAAAGGTCATGCAATTTGAGGCAGAGGCAGAGGCAAGTGAAGATTTAAGAGTAGCGAGCCAAAGTTTGGACAAAGAGCTTGATGGCCTTGATAAAGACAGTAGCATTGACCTAGAGCTTGCAAAGTTAAAAGAAAAACTTAACCTAAACAGTGAATGA
- a CDS encoding glycogen branching protein gives MKVIEDYKIIKFKTNTVKITKVIRRNEEVQEYVVILLENKKNKRIVIHPLTSFIYDNWRRKEHNTQLARAKHIVAFLNHIFFDYYDILMVDNLEELHIKHAIHFLEKKVSDGCVKSTIYAYDSTIMHFYYYLTKKKLLKNYQIEDFKWSYDTARKKKNLESMLIPEMEYVPTNRNVGEQKAKTLEQEHVPIFIMTAIDVAPRIALGIYLSIFGGLRGSEVMSVKRSTIKSIGVRGEHGLIVKLATDRLNSKGSGNRVKSPGIQPIQAIKSLLSELYISHDLNYPAPIDGSDSLFVNKHGKTMQYQTYNELFNKVKESFIQTLKKSPNPDDKIAALNYKSLKWSTHIGRGTYSNSIAEQVNSILEIMRLRRDRSPNSSTGYLTNTKNSIKILNDSMEELLEGK, from the coding sequence GTGAAAGTTATAGAAGATTATAAAATTATTAAATTTAAAACTAATACTGTAAAGATAACAAAAGTAATTAGGCGCAATGAGGAAGTGCAAGAGTATGTAGTGATTTTATTAGAAAATAAAAAGAACAAGAGGATTGTCATTCATCCTTTAACATCTTTTATATATGATAATTGGAGAAGGAAGGAGCACAACACACAACTTGCAAGAGCTAAACATATTGTTGCTTTTTTAAATCATATATTCTTTGATTATTATGATATTTTGATGGTTGATAATTTAGAAGAATTACATATTAAACATGCTATTCATTTTCTTGAAAAGAAAGTAAGTGATGGGTGCGTCAAGTCCACTATATATGCATATGATTCTACTATTATGCATTTTTATTATTATTTAACAAAGAAAAAATTACTAAAAAATTATCAAATAGAAGATTTTAAATGGTCATATGACACAGCACGAAAAAAGAAGAATTTAGAATCAATGCTTATTCCTGAAATGGAATATGTACCAACTAATAGAAATGTTGGAGAGCAAAAGGCAAAGACTTTAGAACAAGAACATGTTCCGATTTTTATAATGACTGCGATTGATGTAGCCCCTAGAATAGCTCTAGGTATATACCTATCCATATTTGGTGGTTTGAGAGGTTCTGAAGTAATGTCAGTAAAGCGCTCAACAATTAAATCTATTGGGGTCCGAGGTGAACATGGATTGATTGTGAAATTGGCTACTGATAGATTAAATTCAAAAGGAAGTGGGAATAGAGTGAAGTCTCCCGGTATTCAACCGATTCAAGCTATTAAGTCATTATTGAGTGAGCTATATATATCTCATGATTTGAATTACCCGGCTCCTATTGACGGCTCTGACAGCCTATTTGTTAATAAACATGGGAAAACAATGCAATATCAAACTTATAACGAACTATTCAATAAGGTTAAAGAAAGCTTCATTCAGACATTAAAGAAGTCGCCAAATCCTGATGACAAGATAGCTGCATTGAATTATAAGTCGTTAAAATGGAGTACACATATTGGTAGAGGGACGTACTCAAATTCTATTGCTGAACAAGTTAACAGTATATTAGAAATAATGAGGCTAAGAAGAGATAGGTCTCCAAACTCTTCTACGGGGTATCTAACCAATACAAAAAATTCTATAAAAATACTGAATGATTCAATGGAAGAATTACTTGAGGGGAAATAA
- a CDS encoding tyrosine-type recombinase/integrase: protein MIVIGIVVKETYHEGNVGEYYTYKNVSYNKETIEEAKRKFEALKEKGIVKTNSYYDDVWSVTRNSTKESAFLKFDIDMYPDLKEGLKCFSIYELNRVTGGTVQSNLNIIKKSILISQGFDSEMVEVLEEFITESENEDSYKRAKAIINFLQFLNHDNTELYQEYLAFFSPPNPNVRKLIKFNDLLLFGASIEKFIQDCSKLERLNYYPIILWWKITNIIPTRASEFYNLKWDCLSTEGEHTILSMTRLKLRNGEIPKVSKIPISDSIKKLIEEYKRDVEGFGETTKLLSTPAYIFANKNYLGVNNIEDYSADFKSGRFSRLLNQFYNDIVIDKQGNPFNVQRLKPMDTRHYAFMNMLLQGFNPLTIARMGGHKTLVAQTHYHQHVEEFADSYVYSLTKLRSMKNYDLSPVEYVNSTNSIMQRSIIRSQNFNEYYHEVDPFGHCTYDLESYGCPFGANCKECDFFYLSKDERGNPDVIDWLQDSSTSLAKNIREQIAFMIEVSKNVKVDMSQLSWFADVDEELKRTSNNLSSLIVKKSIVDSFLEVEL from the coding sequence GTGATTGTTATTGGGATTGTAGTTAAAGAAACTTATCATGAAGGAAACGTCGGTGAATATTACACCTACAAAAATGTTAGTTATAACAAAGAAACTATCGAGGAGGCGAAACGGAAATTTGAGGCGCTCAAAGAAAAGGGTATAGTTAAAACAAATAGTTACTATGACGATGTTTGGAGTGTGACAAGGAATTCTACAAAAGAGTCAGCTTTTTTAAAATTCGATATTGATATGTACCCAGATTTAAAAGAAGGTCTTAAGTGTTTCTCGATTTACGAGTTAAATAGAGTTACGGGAGGTACCGTTCAAAGTAATCTCAACATTATAAAAAAATCTATATTGATTTCACAAGGCTTTGATTCAGAGATGGTAGAGGTTCTGGAAGAGTTTATAACAGAAAGTGAAAATGAGGATTCCTACAAGCGAGCAAAAGCAATTATTAACTTTCTACAATTTTTAAACCACGATAATACAGAATTGTATCAAGAGTATTTAGCGTTCTTTTCCCCGCCTAATCCTAATGTTAGAAAATTGATAAAGTTCAATGATTTATTACTGTTTGGTGCTTCGATTGAAAAATTTATACAAGACTGTTCCAAACTAGAGAGACTAAACTATTATCCAATTATACTGTGGTGGAAAATAACAAATATAATCCCCACAAGGGCTTCTGAATTCTATAACCTTAAATGGGATTGCCTCAGTACAGAAGGGGAACATACCATTTTAAGTATGACTAGACTGAAATTAAGAAATGGAGAAATTCCCAAAGTAAGTAAAATCCCGATAAGTGACTCAATTAAAAAGTTAATAGAAGAATACAAAAGAGATGTTGAAGGATTTGGAGAGACAACGAAATTATTATCCACACCGGCATACATTTTTGCAAATAAAAATTATTTAGGTGTAAATAACATAGAGGACTATAGCGCTGATTTTAAAAGTGGTAGGTTCTCGAGGTTATTAAATCAGTTTTACAACGATATAGTGATTGATAAACAAGGAAACCCCTTTAATGTTCAAAGACTTAAACCAATGGATACAAGGCATTACGCTTTTATGAATATGCTACTTCAAGGATTTAACCCTCTTACTATTGCGCGAATGGGAGGGCATAAAACACTAGTAGCGCAAACTCATTATCACCAGCACGTCGAAGAATTTGCCGACAGTTATGTTTACTCTTTAACTAAATTGAGGTCTATGAAAAACTATGATTTATCTCCTGTAGAATATGTAAATTCAACAAACTCAATTATGCAAAGGAGTATAATCCGTAGTCAGAATTTTAATGAGTACTATCATGAAGTTGACCCATTTGGACACTGTACATATGATTTAGAAAGTTATGGTTGTCCATTTGGGGCGAATTGTAAAGAGTGTGACTTTTTTTATTTGTCTAAAGACGAAAGGGGAAATCCTGATGTAATTGATTGGCTGCAAGATAGCTCGACTTCATTGGCGAAGAACATTAGAGAGCAGATTGCTTTTATGATTGAGGTATCTAAAAACGTGAAAGTTGATATGAGTCAATTAAGCTGGTTTGCTGATGTTGATGAGGAACTAAAGCGAACATCAAATAACCTATCTTCACTAATCGTTAAAAAGTCTATAGTAGATAGTTTTTTGGAGGTTGAATTATGA